Proteins encoded by one window of Mycolicibacterium sp. ND9-15:
- a CDS encoding RDD family protein: MTSGDLGPEPGPYGQYPSGGGQYGGYPSGGGQYGGYPSGGQPGGLLLRWLARFIDGILVAIVSWLLAFATDSASNIMVTGFFTGGLMFVYFLALEAGLGSTPGKKLLGLRVRGPGGAPKPTVAQAAIRNSWTLLPIIPFVGGLLGIIAIIVIAVTISGSPSKQGKHDELAGGTQVVKG, translated from the coding sequence ATGACTAGCGGAGATCTCGGACCAGAGCCCGGGCCGTACGGCCAGTACCCCAGCGGCGGCGGACAATACGGCGGGTATCCCAGCGGCGGCGGACAATACGGCGGGTATCCCAGCGGCGGACAGCCGGGCGGCCTGCTTCTACGCTGGCTCGCCCGGTTCATCGACGGCATCCTCGTCGCAATCGTGAGTTGGCTGCTGGCCTTCGCCACCGACTCCGCCTCCAACATCATGGTCACCGGCTTTTTCACCGGCGGCCTGATGTTCGTCTACTTCCTCGCGCTCGAGGCCGGCCTGGGATCGACGCCAGGCAAGAAGTTGCTCGGTCTGCGCGTCCGCGGCCCCGGAGGCGCGCCCAAGCCGACGGTCGCGCAGGCCGCCATTCGCAACTCGTGGACGTTGCTTCCGATCATTCCGTTCGTCGGCGGGTTGCTCGGAATCATCGCGATCATCGTCATCGCAGTGACCATCAGCGGCAGCCCGAGCAAGCAGGGCA